Proteins encoded together in one Impatiens glandulifera chromosome 1, dImpGla2.1, whole genome shotgun sequence window:
- the LOC124919034 gene encoding uncharacterized protein LOC124919034, with protein RRHLKRLYTKGVIWKHPGGDSSSSQIRSAIFRLTHGGDVEADGNCLFTASQKSMRSLENGRELRRRTVRRFLEDLKSVSGDERKAIDAAIKHLYSPDLKFGWGIHVVQEVKLLAKKADRESLDAAIDELVQLVLQREMAAESIYKERCDAVDDGPSWAKYMSISGCPDDEFDIITLQYTEEGLLTVYENRAGHAAAFGDDIAIECLAIKSINTLLHHRILLVSLLGRSVGALRQL; from the exons AGACGCCATTTGAAACGACTTTACACCAAAGGTGTCATCTGGAAGCATCCAGGTGGAGATTCTTCTTCGTCTCAGATCAGATCGGCAATTTTTAGGCTAACGCACGGAGGAGATGTAGAGGCGGACGGTAACTGTCTCTTCACGGCGTCTCAGAAATCGATGAGATCTTTGGAAAACGGGAGAGAACTCCGGCGTAGGACCGTGAGGAGGTTCTTGGAAGATCTTAAATCTGTTAGCGGGGATGAGAGAAAAGCGATAGATGCGGCTATAAAGCATCTGTATTCACCGGATCTGAAGTTTGGTTGGGGGATTCACGTTGTTCAGGAGGTTAAGTTATTGGCTAAGAAGGCAGATCGTGAATCCTTGGATGCAGCCATTGACGAACTTGTTCAGTTGGTATTGCAGAG AGAAATGGCTGCTGAGTCTATTTACAAAGAGAGATGTGATGCTGTTGATGATGGTCCTAGTTGGGCAAAGTACATGTCCATCTCAGGTTGTCCAGACGACGAATTCGACATCATCACTCTGCAATATACAGAGGAGGGTTTATTAACCGTATATGAGAACCGAGCTGGTCATGCTGCTGCATTTGGGGATGATATAGCTATTGAGTGCCTTGCAATTAAAAGTATCAATACACTCCTCCACCACCGAATCCTCCTCGTCTCTCTTCTCGGTCGGTCGGTCGGAGCTCTGCGTCAGTTATAG
- the LOC124921432 gene encoding LRR receptor-like serine/threonine-protein kinase RGI1 yields the protein MSMPTSRRHPISFPHSIPSLNLSFFLTFLSILTSAATANTEEEEASLLFSWLDSASVIPPSFSNWNNLDNNSCNWTYITCNSFGFVSEINIQSISLHLPLPSNLSSFNYLTKLSISGANLTGTIPDDIHGCQSLQFIDLSSNTLVGIIPPAIGKLQNLQHLILNSNQLTGKIPLELKLCQGLKNLLLFDNRLAGPIPAELGQLSSLEVLRAGGNKDIVGIIPDEIGNCGNLTILGLADTRVSGNIPATLGKLKKLQTLSMYITMITGEIPPELGNCTELVEIYLYENGLSGSIPPEIGKLKKLEKLLLWQNNLVGNIPNEIGNCSNMISIDVSLNSLSGSIPQTFGGLFQLEELMVSDNNVSGSIPSVLSNVTSLIQLQLDTNQLSGLIPPELGMLSNLFVFFAWENQLEGSIPSSLANCSSLQALDLSHNSLTGNIPNGIFQLKNLTKLLLISNHLSGSIPEEIGSCNSLVRLRLGSNRISGQIPNQIGFLTSLNFLDLSGNRLSGSVPDEIGNCLELQMVDISNNTFESNLPNSLSSLSSLQVLDISNNQFTGPIPASFGRLISLNKLILSCNSFSGSIPSSLGLCSSLQLLDLSSNQLNGNIPIELCKIEALEIALNLSFNRLNGPIPIQISSFNKLSILDLSHNNLEGDLSPLSDLENLVSLNISYNNFSGYLPDNKLFRQLSRSDFAGNDGLCSVSHGSCFFSDVSKTGSHRSSRIKLAIGFLIALIMTMVIIGLMAVIRAKRRLNSGQGSETGDPWPWQFTPFQKLNFSVDQVLRCLVETNVIGRGSSGVVYRANMENGDVIAVKKLWSMSYGCSQERCAVVRDSFSAEVRTLGSIRHKNIVRFLGCCWNRNTRLLMYDYMANGSLGSFLHERCNRNRPLEWELRYKILLGAAQGLAYLHHDCVPPIVHRDIKANNILIGLEYEPYIADFGLAKLVDDVSFGRSSNMVAGSYGYIAPEYGYTTKITEKSDVYSYGVVILEVLTGKQPIDPTIPNGLHLVDWVRLKKGGMEVLDTSLLGPLESEMMQALGIGLLCVSSSPEERPVMKDVVAMLNEIVHEKEENSKAKADILLERTRVDLAFREKEATSSSTQETQIL from the exons ATGTCGATGCCAACCTCGAGGCGCCACCCTATATCATTTCCCCATTCAATACCATCTTTAAATCTCTCCTTCTTTCTCACATTTCTCTCTATCCTCACTTCCGCCGCCACCGCTAAtaccgaagaagaagaagcttcATTACTATTCTCTTGGCTAGATTCCGCCTCTGTCATTCCACCTTCCTTTTCGAACTGGAACAACTTAGACAACAATTCATGCAATTGGACTTACATAACATGCAACTCCTTTGGTTTCGTCTCCGAAATCAACATCCAATCCATCTCTCTCCACCTTCCATTACCTTCCAATCTCTCCTCCTTCAACTACCTGACTAAGCTTTCAATCTCCGGCGCTAACCTCACCGGTACAATCCCTGATGACATCCACGGCTGTCAATCGCTTCAATTCATCGATCTCAGCTCCAATACTCTCGTGGGTATCATTCCTCCGGCCATTGGGAAGCTTCAAAATCTTCAACACTTGATCCTTAACTCGAATCAGCTTACCGGAAAAATACCATTAGAACTCAAATTATGTCAGGGGTTGAAAAACCTCTTGTTGTTCGATAACAGGCTAGCCGGACCAATCCCGGCCGAATTGGGCCAATTGTCTTCTCTAGAAGTTCTACGAGCCGGCGGCAATAAGGACATTGTCGGAATTATCCCCGATGAGATTGGAAACTGCGGTAACTTGACAATACTCGGTCTAGCGGATACAAGAGTTTCAGGGAATATTCCAGCTACGTTAGGGAAGCTGAAGAAGCTCCAGACATTGTCAATGTATATCACGATGATAACCGGAGAGATTCCTCCCGAATTAGGTAACTGCACAGAGCTTGTGGaaatttatttgtatgaaaatGGTTTATCTGGTTCAATCCCACCTGAGATTGGAAAACTAAAGAAGCTAGAAAAGCTTCTTCTATGGCAGAACAATTTGGTGGGTAACATTCCTAACGAGATTGGAAACTGTTCTAATATGATTTCAATTGACGTCTCTCTGAACTCTCTTTCTGGGTCAATTCCTCAAACATTTGGTGGGTTATTTCAGCTCGAAGAATTAATGGTGAGTGATAACAATGTCTCTGGTTCAATCCCATCTGTTCTTTCAAACGTTACTAGTTTGATACAACTACAACTCGACACGAACCAGCTCTCTGGTTTGATACCGCCGGAGCTGGGTATGTTATCGAATCTCTTTGTCTTCTTCGCCTGGGAAAACCAGCTTGAAGGAAGCATACCTTCAAGTTTAGCCAACTGTAGTAGCCTTCAGGCACTTGACTTATCGCACAACTCTCTCACTGGTAATATCCCTAATGGGATTTTTCAGCTTAAGAATCTAACGAAGCTTCTGTTGATATCAAACCATCTTTCTGGTTCAATCCCAGAAGAGATTGGAAGCTGTAACTCTCTGGTTAGGTTGAGACTTGGGAGTAACCGGATATCCGGTCAGATTCCAAATCAAATTGGGTTTTTAACAAGTTTGAACTTTCTTGATTTGTCCGGCAATAGGTTATCTGGGTCGGTACCAGATGAAATCGGGAATTGTTTAGAGCTTCAAATGGTCGACATTAGTAATAATACCTTTGAAAGCAACTTGCCTAATTCTCTTTCATCTCTGTCAAGTCTACAAGTTTTGGacatttcaaataatcaatttaCAGGTCCAATTCCTGCTAGCTTTGGTCGTCTTATTTCGCTTAACAAGCTCATCTTAAGCTGCAATTCATTCTCTGGTTCAATTCCTTCATCGCTTGGACTCTGTTCTAGCCTCCAGTTACTAGATCTCAGCAGCAATCAACTCAACGGTAATATCCCAATCGAATTGTGTAAAATCGAAGCTCTCGAGATCGCTCTCAACCTTAGCTTCAATCGCCTAAACGGACCGATCCCAATTCAAATCTCATCGTTCAACAAACTTTCCATTCTCGACCTATCCCATAACAATCTTGAAGGGGATTTGAGTCCTCTTTCCGATCTTGAAAATCTCGTTTCTCTAAATATTTCGTATAATAATTTCTCCGGCTATCTTCCCGATAACAAGCTTTTCCGGCAGCTATCGCGTTCGGACTTTGCTGGAAACGATGGGTTATGCTCGGTTAGCCACGGTTCTTGTTTCTTCAGCGACGTTTCCAAGACTGGAAGCCATCGGTCGAGTAGAATTAAGTTGGCTATTGGTTTTCTAATTGCTTTGATAATGACTATGGTAATTATTGGATTAATGGCCGTGATTAGGGCAAAAAGAAGGTTAAACTCTGGCCAGGGGTCGGAAACTGGCGACCCGTGGCCTTGGCAATTCACTCCGTTCCAGAAACTGAACTTTTCGGTCGATCAAGTTCTTCGATGTCTAGTGGAAACGAATGTCATTGGTCGTGGAAGTTCGGGGGTTGTTTATCGAGCTAATATGGAAAATGGGGATGTTATTGCTGTTAAGAAGCTATGGTCCATGTCGTACGGGTGTAGTCAAGAGAGGTGTGCGGTTGTTCGCGACTCGTTCTCAGCTGAGGTTAGAACGCTAGGATCGATTCGCCATAAGAACATTGTAAGGTTCCTAGGTTGTTGTTGGAACCGAAACACGAGATTGCTCATGTACGATTACATGGCTAATGGAAGCTTGGGAAGCTTCTTACATGAAAGGTGCAATCGCAACCGCCCTTTGGAATGGGAGTTAAGATACAAAATCCTTTTAGGCGCGGCTCAAGGGCTCGCTTACTTGCACCATGATTGTGTACCACCGATAGTCCATAGGGACATTAAGGCTAATAATATACTTATCGGTCTTGAATATGAGCCTTACATTGCTGATTTTGGCTTAGCCAAGCTAGTCGATGATGTTAGTTTTGGTCGGTCCTCCAATATGGTTGCCGGGTCCTATGGATACATAGCACCAG AGTATGGCTATACGACGAAGATAACTGAAAAGAGCGACGTTTACAGCTATGGAGTGGTCATACTAGAAGTGTTGACGGGAAAGCAACCAATCGATCCAACCATTCCAAATGGGCTCCATTTGGTTGATTGGGTGAGGTTAAAAAAAGGAGGGATGGAAGTTCTTGATACGAGCTTATTGGGTCCATTAGAATCTGAAATGATGCAAGCTTTAGGGATTGGTTTATTATGCGTAAGTTCATCTCCGGAGGAGAGACCTGTCATGAAGGATGTGGTCGCAATGCTTAATGAAATCGTGCATGAAAAGGAGGAGAACTCAAAGGCGAAGGCAGACATATTACTCGAGCGCACTAGAGTTGACCTCGCGTTTAGGGAAAAGGAGGCGACTTCTTCCTCAACACAAGAAACACAAATTTTGTAG